The Panicum virgatum strain AP13 chromosome 3N, P.virgatum_v5, whole genome shotgun sequence genome includes the window AGCATAATTTCCAGGTAACACGCAAGAACAGGCACCCTACCATATTTTCTGAGATCACTCATGACACTAAAAATCATAGCAAAAGCAAGGCATTGGGTGCATACTGGGCTAAAATACGCCATAAATTATAAATCCAACTTAATAAGGTAGGCTCAAATTTGAGAGTCAGAATTGTGCTCTATGTTTACATGTACCCCTTTGAACGGTTCATATGAAAGGTACAAACAATTCTCTTGACGATTAAACCTTCAAAGCGTGTAATATGAGAGCTAAGAAATATATGGATCTCATTGTTTTAATGACCTTGATGCAAACTGCATTAGTTTGCTGGACCACGAATAGCAAAAATATGCCTTTATGTGACAAGGTACAGCAAGTGCTCAACAGAGACACAGGAAAGATCGACACATTTTTGGGTTTTATTTTTAACAAACTCCCAACCAATTCAATTATGCCAATCCGCCAAATCCTACTGTCCCAATCAGCTACTTTTATGCGGTACAATATTCTCATATAGTTAAAAATGTTTCTATACTCTTCTCTGACCTCTGTATAAACCAAAGTCAATAAGGTTTGAGGCCTTTTCTACAGCATTCAAATTATTCGTATGCCACATTCAAAACCAACACAGCAATACTCATTAGTTCACACGATTGTAGTGAAACAATCCCTACAACACTTTCAACTGACTCTGAATCAGCCCCTTATCAGCTAAATCGAGTTTAATAATGTTGTAAATCCTCTACCGCAGGACTTATCATAAAAAGACCCCTCCTAATCCGAGTCAGAAGACAACCAGCCATTCTTGATGGCCAGGACAGGAATCCAGCAAGACAAACAATCTAAGGCTTCTATCGCAACGATTAACAGCTCGCCTTGAAATCGAATCCAGCAACCAACAAGGAAGCGGAACTAGAAGGGATTTCGCACAAACGGGAAGCTTTAGGATGAGACGCAGTGATGGGCCGATAGGTACCTCTTGTCGGAGGCGCCACCCTTCTGGCTGAGGAAGGAGCGGAAGAGGGGTGAGTTCACGTCGTAGATCATCTTgcttctcctttcttcttctccaccgccgccaccgcctggtGTTTGAGGAACTAGGGTTTGTGCGAGGGTTCGACTGGAATCGAGGGGAGAAGCTTGGACAAGGCCCTCGGTTTTGTACGCTGAAAGGCAGTAGATGGGCCCTGGGCCGGCATGCTTTCGCGAGAAATCCCGTACCGTGTGCAAATACCAACGTTTCCGCTTAACTTCCAGCAGATATTGGGCCATGTCGACCCCTGGTTGGCGCCACCGTCTTACTCCTTCCACGTGTGGCCTCCCTATTGGCTCACCACACTTCTCCCCTTGAGTTTTCACTTCTTGAACTTTAGGCTCATTCTAGAGTTGCGCCTAGGTAGTCGATGGTGGGTGAGTACCGCGAGCAGGGATTCGAGAGAAGCCTCGTTTAACTTCTTGAACTTTAG containing:
- the LOC120666061 gene encoding wound-induced basic protein — encoded protein: MIYDVNSPLFRSFLSQKGGASDKRKMEEQKPKEQKPKANENKPVMNE